A section of the Rhodobacteraceae bacterium M382 genome encodes:
- a CDS encoding pyridoxine 5'-phosphate synthase, with amino-acid sequence MSGNKLRLGVNIDHVATVRNARGGAYPDPVRAAILAEQAGADGITAHLREDRRHIVDADIEQLMDALSVPLNFEMAATEEMQQIALRHKPHAVCIVPEKREERTTEGGLEVAREENRLAHYIAPLRDAGCRVSIFVAAEQKQIEAAHRIGAEVVELHAGAFCDAHSEGRFDDRDREFEALRNMSSFAHSLGLEVHAGHGFTYDCVKPVAAFPEVMELNIGHFLIGEAIFQGLQPAIAEMRRLMDEARNG; translated from the coding sequence ATGTCCGGGAATAAACTGCGTTTGGGCGTGAATATCGACCATGTTGCCACGGTGCGAAATGCACGCGGCGGGGCCTATCCCGATCCGGTCCGGGCGGCCATCCTGGCCGAGCAGGCGGGCGCGGACGGGATCACGGCGCATCTGCGCGAAGATCGCCGCCACATCGTTGATGCGGATATCGAACAGTTGATGGATGCGCTGAGCGTGCCGTTGAATTTCGAGATGGCCGCGACCGAGGAAATGCAGCAGATCGCGCTGCGTCATAAACCCCATGCGGTGTGCATCGTGCCGGAAAAGCGCGAGGAACGGACAACCGAAGGCGGGTTGGAAGTGGCGCGCGAAGAGAACCGGCTGGCCCATTATATCGCGCCGCTGCGGGACGCCGGGTGCCGCGTGTCGATTTTTGTCGCAGCCGAACAGAAACAGATCGAAGCCGCGCATCGCATCGGTGCCGAAGTGGTGGAGTTGCACGCCGGGGCATTCTGTGATGCCCATTCCGAAGGGCGGTTTGACGATCGCGACCGCGAGTTTGAGGCGCTGCGCAACATGTCGTCCTTTGCCCATTCATTGGGGTTGGAAGTGCACGCAGGGCACGGGTTCACCTATGATTGTGTGAAACCGGTTGCGGCTTTTCCAGAGGTCATGGAACTGAACATCGGCCATTTTCTGATTGGCGAGGCGATTTTTCAGGGATTGCAGCCGGCGATTGCCGAAATGCGTCGTCTGATGGACGAGGCGCGTAATGGATAG
- a CDS encoding DUF2062 domain-containing protein, whose translation MVFRRRDRRSVLRTIWEFLWPRGGWKRAFLYVKHRVRRLPDSPQRIARGVWAGVFTTFTPFYTMHFLVAALIARGMNGNILAALSATFFGNPLTYVPIGVVSLKTGHFLLGTEFDETVDKSLVGKFVDASKDLADNLLALMMDRPADWEGLKLFFNEVFYPYLVGGLIPGAITATAAYLLTLPLIAAYQKRRRSKIKAKFQAIKRKAEEQ comes from the coding sequence TTGGTTTTCAGACGCCGAGACCGTCGCTCCGTGTTGCGCACAATATGGGAGTTCCTCTGGCCCCGCGGTGGTTGGAAGCGTGCGTTCCTGTATGTCAAACACCGGGTCCGCCGGCTCCCTGATTCACCGCAACGGATTGCTCGGGGTGTCTGGGCCGGGGTGTTCACCACCTTTACGCCGTTTTACACGATGCATTTTCTGGTGGCGGCCCTGATCGCACGCGGCATGAATGGCAATATTCTCGCGGCGCTCAGCGCGACCTTCTTTGGCAATCCGCTCACCTATGTTCCGATTGGTGTCGTGTCGCTGAAAACGGGGCATTTTCTGTTGGGGACCGAATTCGATGAAACGGTCGACAAATCACTGGTCGGAAAATTCGTCGATGCCAGCAAGGATCTCGCTGACAATCTGCTCGCCCTGATGATGGATCGCCCTGCCGATTGGGAAGGGTTGAAGCTGTTCTTCAACGAAGTGTTCTATCCCTATCTGGTGGGCGGGCTGATCCCCGGTGCGATCACCGCCACGGCGGCCTATCTTCTGACGCTGCCGCTGATCGCGGCCTACCAGAAACGGCGCCGGTCCAAGATCAAGGCGAAATTCCAGGCCATCAAACGCAAGGCTGAAGAGCAGTGA